Proteins from a single region of Puntigrus tetrazona isolate hp1 chromosome 2, ASM1883169v1, whole genome shotgun sequence:
- the cldn11a gene encoding claudin-11a, with protein sequence MANTCLQFTGFVMSFLGWIGLIIATATNEWVATCKYNMNTCKKMDELEAKGLWANCVISTALYHCSTLTQILELPAYIQTSRALMVTASILGLPAVALVLMSMSCINLGSEPESAKNKRSVLGGTIILLTAFCGVVSTVWFPIGAHHERGLMSFGFSLYSGWVGTALCLLGGCMITCCSVDTPATYTDNNRFYYSKQGPAHSGPTSTNHAKSAHV encoded by the exons ATGGCAAACACTTGCTTGCAGTTCACGGGTTTTGTGATGAGCTTTCTCGGTTGGATCGGACTTATCATCGCCACTGCCACTAATGAATGGGTAGCCACTTGTAAATATAACATGAACACCTGTAAGAAGATGGATGAGCTGGAGGCCAAAGGTTTGTGGGCGAACTGTGTGATCTCTACTGCGCTGTATCACTGCAGCACACTCACGCAGATCCTCGAGCTGCCAG cGTATATCCAGACGTCTCGAGCTTTAATGGTCACGGCATCGATTCTCGGGTTGCCTGCTGTCGCGCTCGTGCTCATGTCCATGTCCTGTATTAACCTCGGAAGTGAACCAGAAAGCGCCAAGAACAAGCGATCGGTGCTCGGAGGAACCATAATACTGCTGACTG CTTTTTGCGGCGTCGTCTCCACCGTGTGGTTTCCCATCGGGGCCCACCACGAGAGGGGCTTGATGTCCTTCGGCTTCTCCCTGTATTCGGGCTGGGTGGGCACTGCACTTTGTTTGCTGGGAGGCTGTATGATCACCTGCTGTTCAGTGGACACCCCCGCTACATACACTGACAACAACCGATTCTACTACTCCAAACAGGGCCCGGCTCATTCCGGCCCCACCTCCACTAACCACGCCAAAAGTGCTCACGTCTGA